Proteins encoded together in one Hevea brasiliensis isolate MT/VB/25A 57/8 chromosome 16, ASM3005281v1, whole genome shotgun sequence window:
- the LOC110662954 gene encoding probable pectinesterase/pectinesterase inhibitor 34: MKPLDYGRLGPSEPGGSSRSLDPPEHTTSNPSRKRKVILLSLLSVVLIIASAVSATLLIGLRTRASGHPSPVVARKPTKAISKTCSKTRFPTLCVNSLLDFPGSETASEKDLVHISFNMTLQHFSKALYLSSGISYLQMDTRVRSAYEDCLELLDDSVDALSRSLSIVAPSMDGNTAGQVQAVGSTEDVVTWLSAALTNQDTCTEGFTDLSGAVKDQMSDKLRDLSELVSNCLAIFSATDSDDFFGVPIQNRRRLMDAEISKENADDLPSWLGRKERRLLNMPVSAIQADIIVSKDGNGTYKTITEAIKKAPEYNNRRTIIYVRAGRYEENNLKVGRKKRNLMFIGDGRGKTVISGSKSVYDNVTTFHTASFAATGAGFIARDMTFENSAGPSKHQAVALRVGADHAVVYRCNVTGYQDTLYVHSNRQFYRECGIYGTVDFIFGNAAVVFQNCSIYARKPMALQKNTITAQNRKDPNQNTGISIHACKLYATPELEAANGSFPTYLGRPWKLYSRTVYMLTYMGDHIHPRGWLEWNATFALDTLYYGEYMNFGPGGAVGQRVKWPGYRVITSTTEASKFTVAEFIYGSSWLPSTGVAFLAGLSV; this comes from the exons ATGAAACCCCTAGACTATGGCAGGCTCGGACCCTCCGAACCCGGCGGATCGTCCCGCTCTCTCGACCCACCAGAACATACCACCTCAAACCCTTCCCGCAAGAGGAAGGTAATCCTCCTTTCCCTCCTCTCCGTCGTCTTGATCATCGCCTCTGCCGTCTCCGCCACGCTTCTAATCGGGCTACGCACCCGGGCTTCAGGCCATCCCAGCCCAGTTGTGGCCAGGAAGCCCACCAAGGCCATTTCTAAAACTTGCAGCAAGACGCGCTTTCCGACTCTCTGTGTTAACTCGTTGCTGGATTTTCCTGGTTCTGAGACCGCCTCCGAGAAGGACCTCGTCCACATTTCTTTCAATATGACTCTGCAGCACTTTAGCAAAGCTCTGTACCTCTCTTCAGGGATCTCTTATCTTCAGATGGATACTCGTGTACGGTCGGCCTATGAGGACTGCCTTGAGCTGCTTGATGATTCCGTGGACGCGCTTTCGCGCTCGCTCTCCATCGTCGCGCCGTCGATGGACGGGAACACTGCAGGACAGGTACAGGCTGTCGGGTCCACTGAAGACGTGGTTACTTGGCTCAGCGCCGCGCTGACTAATCAGGACACATGTACGGAGGGATTTACAGACTTAAGTGGAGCTGTAAAGGATCAGATGTCTGATAAGTTGAGGGACTTATCCGAGTTAGTGAGCAATTGCTTGGCAATTTTTTCGGCAACTGACAGTGACGATTTCTTTGGCGTTCCGATACAGAACCGGCGGAGATTGATGGACGCCGAAATCTCGAAGGAAAATGCCGATGATCTTCCGAGTTGGTTGGGGAGGAAAGAAAGGAGACTATTGAACATGCCGGTGTCGGCTATACAGGCCGATATAATCGTTTCGAAAGACGGGAACGGAACGTACAAGACGATCACGGAGGCGATTAAGAAGGCACCGGAGTACAACAATCGGCGAACAATAATTTACGTGAGGGCAGGAAG ATACGAAGAGAATAACTTGAAAGTGGGAAGGAAGAAGAGGAATTTGATGTTCATAGGAGATGGAAGGGGTAAAACGGTGATTTCAGGAAGCAAAAGCGTTTACGATAATGTAACGACATTCCACACTGCCTCATTCG CTGCCACCGGAGCTGGTTTCATTGCTCGTGACATGACATTTGAGAACTCAGCTGGTCCATCCAAGCACCAAGCTGTGGCTCTCCGGGTTGGTGCTGACCATGCTGTGGTCTATCGTTGCAACGTCACTGGATATCAAGACACTCTCTATGTGCACTCGAATCGCCAATTTTACCGGGAATGTGGCATTTATGGTACGGTTGATTTCATATTTGGTAATGCGGCTGTAGTGTTTCAAAATTGCAGCATTTACGCTCGTAAGCCTATGGCTTTACAGAAAAACACCATCACTGCCCAGAATCGTAAAGACCCTAACCAAAATACAGGCATATCTATCCATGCCTGTAAGCTCTATGCCACGCCAGAGCTCGAGGCGGCCAATGGTAGCTTCCCAACATATCTAGGCCGTCCATGGAAACTCTACTCAAGAACTGTCTACATGTTAACATACATGGGTGATCACATTCATCCAAGAGGTTGGCTAGAATGGAATGCAACATTTGCACTTGATACGCTGTACTATGGTGAGTACATGAATTTCGGGCCGGGAGGGGCAGTCGGGCAACGGGTAAAATGGCCCGGGTATAGGGTCATCACATCAACTACTGAGGCAAGTAAATTCACAGTAGCAGAGTTTATTTATGGATCATCATGGTTGCCTTCTACTGGAGTGGCATTTTTAGCTGGATTATCAGTTTGA
- the LOC110662955 gene encoding phosphatidylinositol 4-kinase gamma 3, producing MASVALSLLHEGPLDIHGSFIRQNGPRLNDPILILLSVAGSMIPMRIMESDSIASVKLRIQASKGFFEKKQTLVFEGRELARNNSCVKDYGIANGNVLYLVLRLSDLQAITVWTVCGKEFEFQVERGRNVGYVKQQIARKGKGFDLIDQELIFDGEELEDQRLINDICKNNDAAIHLLIRKSAKVRAKPVEKDLELSIEALDLTEKGDGVLGKHQSRALSVAHRVIEGKQLLRGFILEPLIINSKIELPQIIKELINSTFNGLEEGNEPIRSFEGSGGAYFMQDSSGQKYVSIFKPIDEEPMAVNNPQGLPLSVNGEGLKKGTRVGGGALREVAAYILDHPKSGPRLFLDDQKGFAGVPPTVMIKCLHKGFNHPGGYECATKNIKIGSLQMFVENDGSCEDMGPRAFPVDEVHKISVLDIRLANADRHAGNILVSKDGEKGRNVLIPIDHGYCLPDNFEDCTFDWLYWPQAQEPYSPDTVDYIKALDAEHDIALVKFHGWDMPLECARTLRISTMLLKKGVERGLTPFAIGSIMCRETVKKESVIEQIVQEARDAVLTGSSEAAFLEAVSSIMDRHLDELSQ from the exons ATGGCTAGCGTAGCTCTTAGTCTTTTGCATGAAGGGCCTTTAGATATCCATGGAAGCTTTATCAGACAGAATGGTCCACGCTTAAATGACCCAATCTTGATTTTGCTATCTGTTGCGGGGTCTATGATTCCCATGCGTATTATGGAGTCGGATTCTATTGCTTCTGTGAAGTTGAGGATTCAGGCTTCCAAAGGTTTTTTTGAGAAGAAGCAAACATTGGTTTTTGAAGGTAGGGAACTGGCACGGAACAATTCTTGTGTGAAGGACTATGGCATTGCCAATGGGAATGTGTTGTATTTGGTGCTCAGGCTTTCAGATCTCCAAGCTATAACAGTTTGGACTGTTTGTGGGAAAGAGTTTGAGTTTCAAGTTGAAAGGGGCAGAAATGTAGGTTATGTAAAGCAACAGATTGCTAGGAAGGGGAAAGGGTTTGATCTCATTGACCAGGAATTGATATTTGATGGCGAGGAGCTAGAAGACCAAAGGCTTATTAATGATATCTGCAAGAATAATGATGCTGCAATTCACTTGCTCATTCGAAAATCTGCCAAAGTAAGGGCCAAACCTGTTGAGAAAGATTTGGAATTATCTATTGAAGCATTAGATTTGACTGAGAAGGGGGATGGTGTATTAGGAAAGCATCAAAGCAGGGCATTATCTGTGGCACATAGGGTTATAGAGGGGAAACAGTTACTTAGAGGTTTCATTTTGGAGCCTCTAATTATTAATTCCAAAATTGAACTGCCTCAAATAATCAAAGAGTTGATCAATTCTACATTCAATGGGTTAGAGGAGGGCAATGAACCAATTCGATCATTTGAGGGATCTGGAGGAGCATATTTCATGCAAGATTCATCTGGTCAGAAATATGTTTCTATTTTTAAGCCAATTGATGAGGAGCCAATGGCTGTGAATAACCCTCAGGGGCTACCGTTGTCAGTGAATGGTGAAGGTTTGAAGAAAGGCACACGAGTAGGAGGGGGAGCATTGCGGGAAGTTGCAGCTTACATATTGGATCATCCAAAGAGTGGGCCACGCTTATTTTTGGATGATCAGAAGGGTTTTGCTGGTGTTCCACCCACAGTAATGATCAAGTGCTTGCACAAAGGTTTCAACCATCCAGGAGGTTATGAATGTGCTACAAAGAATATAAAGATTGGTTCATTACAGATGTTTGTGGAAAATGATGGAAGTTGTGAGGATATGGGCCCTCGTGCTTTCCCTGTGGATGAGGTACACAAAATCTCAGTCTTGGATATAAGGTTGGCAAATGCTGATAGGCATGCTGGGAATATACTGGTAAGCAAAGATGGTGAGAAAGGGCGAAATGTGCTCATTCCAATTGATCATGGTTACTGCTTGCCTGATAAT TTTGAAGACTGCACTTTTGACTGGCTTTACTGGCCTCAAGCTCAGGAACCTTATTCACCTGACACTGTTGACTATATCAAAGCACTTGATGCTGAGCATGATATAGCACTTGTGAAGTTTCATGGATGGGACATGCCGCTTGAGTGTGCTCGCACCCTTCGCATTTCTACTATGCTTCTGAAGAAAGGAGTAGAGAGAGGACTTACTCCCTTTGCCATTGGAAGCATAATGTGTAGGGAAACAGTTAAGAAGGAATCTGTGATTGAGCAGATTGTTCAAGAAGCCCGGGATGCTGTGCTCACGGGAAGTAGCGAAGCTGCATTTCTTGAAGCTGTATCATCAATTATGGATCGCCATCTTGATGAGCTATCCCAGTAA